From a region of the Thiorhodovibrio winogradskyi genome:
- the atpG gene encoding F0F1 ATP synthase subunit gamma, producing the protein MAGAKEIRSKISSIKSTQKITGAMEMVAASKMRKAQERMQATRPYAEKMLQVIRHLAKASPEYRHSFMAQEREIKRVGYIVVSSNRGLCGGLNTNLFRMLVQELKQKRVEGIDTAFCTIGTKALGFFKRFGGNVMAEAAQLGDKPRIADIIGPVKVMLDAFEKGEVDAVFIAYNEFINTMTQKPRLRQLVPIEPDDKPAASGPVWDYIYEPDARLVLDNLLARYIESLVYQGVVENGACEQAARMVAMKSASDNAGELIDELQLVYNKARQAAITQEISEIVSGAAAV; encoded by the coding sequence ATGGCTGGCGCTAAAGAAATACGCTCCAAGATCTCGAGCATCAAGAGCACCCAGAAGATCACAGGTGCCATGGAGATGGTCGCCGCATCCAAAATGCGCAAGGCGCAAGAGCGGATGCAGGCCACTCGTCCCTATGCCGAGAAAATGCTTCAAGTTATTCGGCATTTGGCCAAGGCCTCACCCGAGTACCGCCACAGCTTCATGGCGCAAGAGCGCGAGATCAAGCGGGTTGGCTATATCGTCGTCTCCTCCAATCGCGGACTTTGCGGTGGGCTGAACACCAACCTGTTCCGCATGCTCGTGCAGGAGCTCAAGCAAAAACGCGTTGAAGGCATTGACACTGCTTTCTGCACGATTGGCACCAAGGCCCTGGGCTTTTTTAAGCGCTTCGGTGGCAATGTGATGGCGGAGGCCGCTCAGCTCGGTGACAAGCCACGCATTGCCGACATCATTGGTCCGGTCAAGGTCATGCTGGACGCGTTCGAGAAGGGCGAAGTCGACGCGGTTTTCATTGCCTATAACGAGTTTATCAACACCATGACGCAGAAACCGCGCCTGCGCCAGTTGGTCCCCATCGAGCCGGATGACAAACCGGCCGCATCCGGCCCGGTTTGGGACTACATCTACGAACCCGATGCTCGTTTGGTACTGGATAACCTGCTGGCCCGTTACATTGAATCCCTGGTCTATCAGGGCGTGGTCGAAAATGGCGCTTGCGAGCAAGCTGCACGCATGGTGGCAATGAAATCCGCCTCCGACAACGCCGGTGAACTGATCGACGAACTGCAACTGGTTTATAACAAGGCGCGCCAGGCGGCTATCACACAAGAAATCTCCGAGATCGTCAGCGGAGCCGCCGCCGTTTAG